The genome window CGTCGTTCAGCGCCGTCGTCTCCACCTCTTCGGTGGCGTAGAGTTTCTTGAGATGTTGTGTCGTTATCATCACATGCCCCCTTTGCGGTTTATCGTTGTACGCTGCACACATACTAGTTCATTACCAGCCGTTCCATGTCGCCGAAGTTGTCATACATGGAGGTGATGACCTGCTCGCCCTCTTCGAGCCCTTCCAGCACTTCGAAGTACTGGCTGTTCTGCCGGCCGAGCCGGATCTGCCGCCGCACGGCGACCTCGCCCGTGGGATCCAGCACGTAGATCCAGCGTCCGCCCGTCTTCTGGTAGAACCCGCCCCGGGGCACCTGCAGGGCGTCGGCCAGTTCCCCCAGGGCTACGCGAATCTGGAGCGTCTGCCCGCGGCGCAGGCCGTCCGGCATCCCTCCGGGAAACTCCATGTCCGCCTCGAACTGGCCGTCGATCACCTCGGGATACACCCGTCGGATCACTAGTTCGTAGGTCCCCCCGGCGAAATCGAAGGACCCCGCCTGGCCGATTCCGATGCGGGCGATGTAGTGCTCATCGATCGCGGTACGCACCTTGAAACTGCCCTCCACATCGATCTGGCCGAGCCTTTCGCCGCGGGCTTTCGATTCCCCGACCTCGGCCGCGAGGGAGGAGAGCAGCCCCTTGATAGGCGCGCGTAGCGTCAGGTTCTCCTCATTCTCCTTCACCATGTCCAGGTTCAGTTGCAGCCGGTCGATGGATTCCTCTAGTTGCTGGATCTGCACCGCCTGGAAGAGCGAATCCTGGCGAAGCGTCTCCACTGTGACGGCCCGCTTGCGCGTTAGATATTCGAGATTGTCACTGGCCTCTTCGTACTCCTGCCGTGAGGCCAGATCCGCTTCCAGCAACGCGGCCTGCCGCGCGTGTTCCCGCTCCGCCTGCTGGAGATTGTAGTCCAGCTCCACCAGTTGTGACCGCATCTCCAGTCGCCGTTGTTCCATCGTAACCCGCGTCTGCCTGAGCTGGTTCGCTTCGCGGAAAAGCTCGGCTTCCCGCTGCATGACGTTGAGCTGCAGGTTTGCGTTGGATAGCCGCAGAATCGGCGTGCCTTCCTCGACATGCGCACCCTGCTCCACGTAGACCTCTTCCACGCGACCGCCTTCGACCGCGTCCAGGTAGATCGTCGTAAGCGGCATCACCGCGCCCTGCTCGACGATGTACTCCAGAAAGGGACCGTAGGTGATCGGGGCCGTGGTCAGCTTGCCCGCGTCGACATTCAATGCGGATGAGTCGATGGCCGAAAGCTCGTACGCCGCGAATGCGAGGATCAGCACGGCCAAGCCGCCGAGTGCCATCCTGCGCGGCGTAAATCGCTTCCTCTCGATCCTGCGATCCATCGTGCCGTGCTGTTCCTTGGGCTCCTCCGCCGTGAACATCTCCACCAGCCCCTTCGGTTTCCCACCGTGCTGCGTTGACTTTTCCATAATGTCCTCCTCATCATGACTGCGATTTTCGCCTTGTGTTACCGGCATGATAGCCGGAATGAGGATTCGGTTCCATAGGGTGATTCCTACTTATCCCCTGAGTACTTCAACCGGGTTCGTCTCTGCCGCTTTCACGGTCTGGAATCCCACGGTAAACCAGGTAACCAGCATCACGACGACGCCGGCGAAGATGAACGTCAACGGACTTGGTTCGATGCGATAGGCGAAGTCGCGCAGCCACACATCCGCCATGTAGTAGATCAAAGGGATGCCGACAACCCACGCGATGAGGACGTACAGCGTGAATTCCCGGTACAGGAGGACAACGACCTGGCCGACCGTGGCCCCCATCACTTTACGAACGCCTATCTCTCTGATGCGGCGCTGGACCATGAAGGCGGACAGGCCCAGGAGCCCGAGGCA of Gemmatimonadota bacterium contains these proteins:
- a CDS encoding HlyD family efflux transporter periplasmic adaptor subunit, translated to MPVTQGENRSHDEEDIMEKSTQHGGKPKGLVEMFTAEEPKEQHGTMDRRIERKRFTPRRMALGGLAVLILAFAAYELSAIDSSALNVDAGKLTTAPITYGPFLEYIVEQGAVMPLTTIYLDAVEGGRVEEVYVEQGAHVEEGTPILRLSNANLQLNVMQREAELFREANQLRQTRVTMEQRRLEMRSQLVELDYNLQQAEREHARQAALLEADLASRQEYEEASDNLEYLTRKRAVTVETLRQDSLFQAVQIQQLEESIDRLQLNLDMVKENEENLTLRAPIKGLLSSLAAEVGESKARGERLGQIDVEGSFKVRTAIDEHYIARIGIGQAGSFDFAGGTYELVIRRVYPEVIDGQFEADMEFPGGMPDGLRRGQTLQIRVALGELADALQVPRGGFYQKTGGRWIYVLDPTGEVAVRRQIRLGRQNSQYFEVLEGLEEGEQVITSMYDNFGDMERLVMN